One segment of Agromyces albus DNA contains the following:
- a CDS encoding potassium channel family protein encodes MVDRIKHDAPVLVIGLGRFGAATAGQLDRLGREVLAVDDDEALVQKWAERVTHAVVADARNIDALRQIGAGDFSIAVCAVGSSIEASVLITANLVDLKVPQIWAKAISASHGKILQRIGANHVIYPEREAGERSAHLVSGRMLDFIEFDDDFALVKMYPPKPIRGKNLKEAGVRSKHRVTVVGVKSPGKPFTYATENTVVSNHDLIIVSGTEGDIEKFAALE; translated from the coding sequence TTGGTTGATCGCATCAAGCACGATGCCCCAGTGCTCGTCATCGGACTCGGCCGCTTCGGTGCAGCAACGGCCGGACAGCTCGACCGCCTCGGTCGAGAGGTACTCGCCGTCGACGACGACGAGGCTCTCGTGCAGAAGTGGGCCGAGCGGGTGACCCACGCCGTCGTCGCCGACGCGCGGAACATCGACGCGCTGCGCCAGATCGGCGCGGGCGACTTCTCGATCGCCGTGTGCGCCGTCGGTTCATCGATCGAGGCATCCGTGCTCATCACCGCGAACCTCGTCGACCTGAAGGTCCCGCAGATCTGGGCGAAGGCGATCTCGGCGTCGCACGGCAAGATCCTGCAGCGCATCGGCGCGAACCACGTCATCTACCCCGAGCGTGAGGCGGGTGAGCGGTCGGCGCACCTCGTGAGCGGCCGGATGCTCGACTTCATCGAGTTCGACGACGACTTCGCCCTCGTGAAGATGTACCCGCCGAAGCCGATCCGAGGCAAGAACCTCAAGGAGGCCGGCGTTCGGTCGAAGCACCGCGTCACGGTCGTCGGCGTGAAGAGCCCCGGCAAGCCATTCACGTATGCGACCGAGAACACGGTGGTGTCGAACCACGACCTCATCATCGTGTCGGGCACCGAGGGCGACATCGAGAAGTTCGCGGCG
- a CDS encoding TrkH family potassium uptake protein produces the protein MRVQPVARLGGVDRRSWLGRARDAIDSLVKSSPSRFAILIFTALILVTTLLLSLPIARAGEGRGTPLADALFTAVSTICVTGLSTVDMATHWSPFGNAVVFIGMNVGGIGVLTLASILGLVISRRLGLRAKLIAASDTNPSRIHVGPVSESQAVRLGEVGSLLLTVASSLIVIEAVIAIGMVPSMLAAGYDFGTSVWYSSYYSVSAFTNTGFNPNPAGPVEFVGDYWFQSLLMLDVFLGSLGFPVIFALLRTWRMPRRWSVHVKLTIATTVILFVAGALMFLLLEYNNPRTYGQLDAGPTIFESFFMSAMTRSGGFATIDMHDLNSSSLLVSDMLMFVGGGSASTAGGIKVTTLAVLFLAAFAEARGAPAMEAFGRRIPRDILRLAVSVVLWGATIVAVSTIILTQITKAPLDFVLFDVISGFATCGLSTGFTAELPSEGKYVMAATMFMGRVGTVTLAAALAASQRRQLYRHPEERPIVG, from the coding sequence ATGCGCGTACAGCCCGTGGCCCGTTTGGGTGGAGTCGACCGACGGTCGTGGCTCGGTCGGGCACGCGACGCGATCGACTCGCTCGTCAAGAGCTCCCCGTCACGATTCGCGATCCTCATCTTCACCGCACTCATCCTCGTCACCACGCTCCTGCTGTCGCTGCCGATCGCGCGAGCGGGCGAGGGGCGCGGCACTCCGCTCGCCGACGCACTGTTCACGGCGGTGTCGACGATCTGCGTCACGGGCCTGAGCACCGTCGACATGGCCACCCACTGGTCGCCGTTCGGCAATGCCGTCGTGTTCATCGGCATGAATGTCGGTGGAATCGGCGTGCTGACGCTCGCGTCGATCCTCGGCCTCGTCATCTCCCGTCGGCTCGGACTCCGTGCGAAGCTCATCGCTGCGAGCGACACGAATCCCTCGCGAATCCACGTCGGGCCGGTCTCCGAGAGCCAGGCGGTGCGACTCGGCGAGGTCGGCAGCCTGCTCCTCACCGTCGCCTCGAGCCTGATCGTCATCGAGGCGGTCATCGCGATCGGGATGGTCCCGAGCATGCTCGCCGCCGGATACGACTTCGGAACCAGTGTCTGGTACTCGAGCTACTACTCGGTGAGCGCCTTCACGAACACCGGGTTCAACCCCAATCCGGCCGGACCGGTCGAGTTCGTCGGAGACTACTGGTTCCAATCGCTGCTGATGCTCGACGTCTTCCTCGGCAGCCTCGGGTTCCCGGTCATCTTCGCGCTGCTCCGCACCTGGCGGATGCCACGCCGGTGGAGCGTGCACGTGAAGCTCACGATCGCGACCACCGTCATCCTCTTCGTCGCGGGTGCGTTGATGTTCCTGCTCCTCGAGTACAACAACCCGCGCACCTACGGTCAGCTCGATGCGGGCCCGACGATCTTCGAGTCGTTCTTCATGTCGGCGATGACCCGCTCGGGCGGGTTCGCGACGATCGACATGCACGACCTCAACAGCTCGAGCCTGCTCGTCTCCGACATGCTCATGTTCGTCGGCGGCGGCTCCGCATCGACCGCGGGCGGCATCAAGGTCACGACGCTCGCCGTGCTGTTCCTCGCCGCGTTCGCGGAGGCTCGCGGCGCGCCCGCGATGGAGGCCTTCGGGCGCCGCATCCCCCGCGACATCCTGCGCCTCGCGGTCAGCGTCGTGCTGTGGGGCGCGACGATCGTGGCGGTCTCGACGATCATCCTCACCCAGATCACGAAAGCCCCCCTCGACTTCGTGCTGTTCGACGTGATCTCGGGCTTCGCCACGTGCGGACTCTCGACCGGATTCACGGCCGAGCTTCCCTCCGAGGGCAAGTACGTCATGGCTGCCACCATGTTCATGGGGCGGGTTGGTACAGTGACACTCGCCGCAGCACTGGCGGCCAGCCAGCGCCGGCAGTTGTACCGGCATCCGGAAGAGAGGCCCATCGTTGGTTGA
- a CDS encoding ArsR/SmtB family transcription factor has protein sequence MADIFDVVADSTRRDILAVLLERERGVPQSGGEISVSDIVTALGASQPTVSKHLKVLRESGLVAVREEGQHRYYKLDRGPLETLEDWLIPFLSSDAAADAVALAGVESNGEIALNDDQRAFASAIGKAFADTAHQVTAVVAPKRRR, from the coding sequence ATGGCGGACATCTTCGACGTGGTGGCGGACTCGACGCGGCGCGACATCCTTGCGGTCCTCCTCGAGCGTGAACGCGGGGTGCCGCAGTCGGGCGGCGAGATCAGCGTCTCAGACATCGTGACCGCGCTCGGCGCGAGCCAGCCGACGGTTTCGAAGCACCTCAAGGTGCTGCGCGAGTCGGGGCTCGTCGCGGTGCGCGAAGAGGGCCAACACCGGTACTACAAGCTCGACCGCGGGCCGCTCGAGACCCTTGAAGACTGGCTCATCCCGTTCCTGTCGTCGGATGCCGCAGCCGATGCCGTTGCGCTCGCGGGCGTCGAGTCCAATGGCGAGATCGCCCTGAACGACGACCAGCGCGCGTTCGCGTCGGCGATCGGTAAGGCCTTCGCCGACACGGCGCACCAGGTGACGGCGGTCGTCGCGCCGAAGCGGCGCCGCTGA
- a CDS encoding anthrone oxygenase family protein, translated as MHTFADILLIAAIVGTGMVAGVFFAFSGFVVQGFDRLSPAHAARAMREVNVTAVRAPLMLAIFATALLVAILFVFAFLGEPEGGTQWAIIGAALYLVCVIAVTGGANMPRNNRLAAVAETDDAALAAAWLEFRPGWAAWNHVRTLGSTAACLCLVAALIASHGGLR; from the coding sequence ATGCACACGTTCGCAGACATCCTGCTCATCGCCGCCATCGTGGGCACCGGCATGGTGGCCGGCGTCTTCTTCGCATTCTCGGGCTTCGTCGTGCAGGGATTCGACCGGCTGTCGCCCGCTCACGCTGCGCGGGCGATGCGCGAGGTCAACGTCACGGCCGTGCGCGCGCCGCTCATGCTCGCGATCTTCGCCACTGCGCTGCTCGTCGCGATCCTGTTCGTGTTCGCGTTCCTCGGCGAGCCCGAAGGGGGCACCCAGTGGGCGATCATCGGGGCCGCGCTCTACCTCGTGTGCGTCATCGCAGTGACGGGCGGAGCGAACATGCCGCGCAACAACCGGCTGGCGGCCGTAGCCGAGACGGATGACGCGGCCCTCGCCGCGGCCTGGCTCGAGTTCCGGCCCGGCTGGGCCGCCTGGAACCACGTGCGCACGCTCGGTTCGACGGCAGCGTGCCTCTGCCTCGTCGCCGCGCTGATCGCGAGCCATGGAGGGCTTCGCTGA
- a CDS encoding GNAT family N-acetyltransferase translates to MSQHDVVIRTTEADDWQAVRALRLEMLRDYPIAYGETLEHALLADEATWRLRGARGTTRGQTAIVAIIGERWVGTMGGYIPDAKTGPSLVGVYVAPDQRGDAAGVSRLLLDAVEEWARDWGDTLRLEVHEDNVRARRFYEKLGFTFTGRSRAYELAPGGLELEMIKPLR, encoded by the coding sequence ATGTCCCAGCACGACGTCGTCATCCGCACCACCGAGGCCGACGACTGGCAGGCCGTTCGAGCCCTCCGCCTCGAGATGCTGCGGGACTATCCGATCGCCTACGGCGAGACCCTCGAACACGCGCTGCTCGCCGACGAGGCCACGTGGCGGCTTCGCGGCGCGCGCGGCACGACCCGCGGCCAGACCGCGATCGTCGCCATCATCGGCGAGCGCTGGGTGGGCACCATGGGTGGATACATCCCCGACGCCAAGACCGGGCCCTCACTCGTCGGCGTCTACGTCGCGCCCGACCAGCGCGGCGACGCGGCAGGGGTGTCGCGCCTCCTCCTCGACGCCGTGGAGGAATGGGCCCGCGACTGGGGCGACACCCTGCGGCTCGAGGTGCATGAAGACAACGTTCGCGCCCGACGGTTCTACGAGAAGCTCGGCTTCACCTTCACCGGCCGCAGCCGTGCGTACGAGCTCGCCCCCGGAGGGCTCGAGCTCGAGATGATCAAGCCGCTGCGCTGA
- a CDS encoding 30S ribosomal protein bS22: protein MGSVIKKRRKRMAKKKHRKLLRKTRHQRRNKK, encoded by the coding sequence ATGGGTTCTGTCATCAAGAAGCGTCGCAAGCGCATGGCAAAGAAGAAGCATCGCAAGCTGCTCCGCAAGACGCGCCACCAGCGCCGCAACAAGAAGTAG
- a CDS encoding glutaredoxin family protein, giving the protein MTARDIRLTLLGKPGCHLCDDARAVVQGVIAEFEAATDAAPRIVLDERSILDDAQLHARYAEEIPVLLIDGEVHDFWRVDATRLRTALLGD; this is encoded by the coding sequence GTGACCGCACGAGACATCCGCCTGACCCTCCTCGGCAAGCCCGGATGCCACCTCTGCGACGACGCGCGAGCGGTGGTGCAGGGGGTGATCGCCGAGTTCGAGGCGGCGACGGATGCTGCGCCGCGCATCGTGCTCGACGAGCGCTCGATCCTCGACGACGCGCAACTGCACGCGCGGTACGCCGAGGAGATCCCCGTGCTGCTCATCGACGGCGAGGTGCACGACTTCTGGCGCGTCGACGCGACGCGACTGCGGACGGCGCTGCTCGGCGACTGA
- a CDS encoding FAD-dependent oxidoreductase, translating into MTSIWKATATGEFEGRPLVLPERGAAPGDRYDVVVVGAGITGLATALELQRAGRSVAVIEARDVAALATGGNTGKASVLQGKRLSMIRRSHSARVTRAYIEANLDGQRWIEQFSREHGVPFAFETDYSYAQEQGGLRTLDDVFQAAFEAGLPVERVERMPVPFPFAGAVALPGQLALDPYRLALEMAREFVRNGGALTTGVRVTGVRASDPAIVETDDGELLTDDVVITTAAPVLYRGLYFAKTRHSRSYLASFRVEDPPTPGLFISVDGRTRSLRTAPDPESPDAPQQLVVGGNEHPVGRVDSAAARVEDLLEWTKRYFPGAELTHRWSAQDYESANLVPFAGRMPRGRGRVWVATGYAKWGLTNGAAAALRISAEILGDPWPEQRPWIRTLATRVTMPSDVGRGIAENATVGRELVAGWVRAELRRAPVPKPAEGKGVVASRGGVPIGVSTVDGTTRAVRAVCTHLGGVLCWNDAEATWDCPLHGSRFEASGRLIEGPAFRDLEATERPDGDI; encoded by the coding sequence ATGACGTCGATCTGGAAAGCGACCGCGACCGGCGAATTCGAGGGGCGGCCGCTCGTGCTGCCCGAACGCGGGGCGGCGCCCGGCGATCGATATGACGTCGTCGTGGTCGGCGCGGGGATCACCGGTCTCGCCACGGCGCTCGAGCTCCAGCGAGCCGGGCGCAGCGTCGCCGTCATCGAGGCACGCGACGTCGCCGCGCTCGCGACCGGTGGCAACACCGGCAAAGCGAGCGTGCTGCAGGGCAAGCGGCTGAGCATGATCCGGCGGTCGCACTCGGCCCGCGTGACGCGGGCCTACATCGAGGCGAACCTCGACGGCCAGCGCTGGATCGAGCAGTTCAGCCGAGAGCATGGCGTGCCGTTCGCCTTCGAGACGGACTACAGCTATGCGCAGGAGCAGGGCGGGCTGCGTACGCTCGACGACGTGTTCCAGGCCGCGTTCGAGGCCGGCCTGCCGGTCGAGCGAGTCGAGCGGATGCCGGTGCCCTTCCCCTTTGCGGGCGCCGTCGCGCTCCCCGGCCAGCTCGCCCTCGACCCGTATCGGCTCGCCCTCGAGATGGCGCGGGAGTTCGTGCGGAACGGCGGCGCGCTCACCACCGGCGTTCGCGTCACCGGCGTGCGCGCGTCGGATCCGGCCATCGTCGAGACCGACGACGGCGAGCTGCTCACCGACGACGTCGTCATCACGACCGCTGCTCCGGTGCTGTATCGGGGCTTGTACTTCGCGAAGACGCGGCACTCCCGCTCCTATCTCGCGTCGTTCCGGGTCGAGGACCCGCCGACGCCTGGGCTGTTCATCTCCGTCGACGGGCGCACCCGCTCGCTGCGCACAGCACCCGATCCCGAGTCACCGGATGCCCCGCAGCAGCTCGTCGTCGGCGGCAACGAGCACCCGGTGGGCCGGGTGGACTCCGCCGCCGCGCGCGTCGAGGACCTCCTCGAGTGGACGAAGCGGTACTTCCCCGGAGCCGAACTCACCCACCGGTGGTCGGCGCAGGACTACGAGTCGGCCAACCTGGTGCCCTTCGCCGGACGGATGCCGCGGGGCCGCGGCCGCGTGTGGGTCGCCACCGGGTACGCGAAGTGGGGACTCACGAACGGCGCGGCGGCGGCGCTGCGCATCTCGGCGGAGATCCTCGGCGACCCGTGGCCGGAGCAGCGTCCGTGGATCCGGACGCTCGCCACCCGCGTCACGATGCCCTCCGACGTCGGCCGCGGCATCGCCGAGAACGCCACGGTCGGGCGCGAGCTCGTCGCAGGATGGGTGCGCGCCGAGCTGCGCCGTGCGCCCGTGCCGAAGCCAGCGGAGGGGAAGGGCGTAGTGGCTTCACGTGGAGGCGTACCGATCGGCGTCTCGACCGTCGACGGCACCACGCGCGCCGTGCGAGCGGTGTGCACCCACCTCGGCGGCGTGCTGTGCTGGAACGATGCTGAAGCGACCTGGGACTGCCCGTTGCACGGCTCGCGCTTCGAGGCATCCGGTCGCCTCATCGAAGGGCCGGCGTTCCGCGACCTGGAGGCCACCGAGCGGCCCGACGGCGACATCTGA
- a CDS encoding formylglycine-generating enzyme family protein, translating into MTDITRAVRIGGGTFRMGSSEFYPDETPVHERTVGPFEIDLHPVMNEQFAAFVDATGYVTVAERPLDPADFPGADPADLVPGGLVFTPTDGPVDLRDWRQWWRWGAGASWRHPFGPGSSVDDKLTHPVVQVSFADASAYAAWAGRRLPTEAEFEFAARGGLDGARFAWGDEERPGGRLMVNRWQGSFPYRNTGAEGWVGTSPVMTFPANGYGLFDVAGNVWEWTTDFYTPRHEVAGQVAVDPGARENLLAEASAEPGSRIPRRVLKGGSHLCSPEYCLRYRPAARSPQADDTATTHIGFRCARDVA; encoded by the coding sequence GTGACCGACATCACGCGCGCGGTCCGCATCGGAGGCGGTACGTTCCGCATGGGGTCGAGCGAGTTCTACCCCGACGAGACACCAGTGCACGAGCGCACCGTGGGCCCGTTCGAGATCGACCTGCACCCAGTCATGAACGAGCAGTTCGCGGCGTTCGTCGACGCGACCGGCTACGTCACCGTCGCCGAGCGCCCGCTCGATCCCGCCGACTTCCCGGGCGCCGACCCGGCGGACCTCGTGCCGGGCGGTCTCGTGTTCACGCCGACCGACGGCCCCGTCGACCTGCGCGACTGGCGGCAGTGGTGGCGCTGGGGCGCCGGCGCGAGCTGGCGGCATCCGTTCGGGCCCGGGTCATCCGTCGACGACAAGCTCACCCATCCCGTCGTGCAGGTGAGCTTCGCGGATGCCTCGGCCTACGCGGCGTGGGCCGGCAGGCGCCTGCCGACCGAGGCCGAGTTCGAGTTCGCCGCGCGCGGCGGCCTCGACGGGGCGCGGTTCGCGTGGGGCGACGAGGAGCGTCCGGGCGGGCGGCTCATGGTGAACCGGTGGCAGGGCTCGTTCCCCTACCGCAACACCGGCGCCGAGGGGTGGGTCGGCACGTCGCCGGTGATGACGTTCCCGGCCAACGGATACGGGCTCTTCGACGTCGCCGGCAACGTGTGGGAATGGACGACCGACTTCTACACGCCGCGGCACGAGGTGGCCGGCCAGGTGGCGGTCGACCCGGGCGCCCGCGAGAACCTGCTCGCCGAGGCATCCGCCGAACCGGGCTCGCGTATCCCCCGCCGCGTGCTCAAGGGCGGCTCGCACCTGTGCTCCCCCGAGTACTGCCTGCGCTACCGCCCCGCCGCGCGCTCACCGCAAGCCGACGACACGGCGACGACCCACATCGGGTTCCGCTGCGCGCGCGACGTCGCCTGA
- the aspS gene encoding aspartate--tRNA(Asn) ligase: MNTRTLVKNLAALPDGPVTVSGWVETVRDQKKVQFVILRDESGAVQLVNPATRELEEGADAAASARLATTESISALAHGTFLTVSGELKHDERVKLGGLEVKIGSLEVVAEANPETPIAADSSLDKRMDWRFLDLRHPKQHLIFRIQTTFEHALRQYWIDNDFIEIHTPKLMASASESRAELFEVDYFEGKAYLAQSPQFFKQMAQPAGFGKVFEIGPAFRADPSFTSRHATEFTSIDAEMSWVDSHEDVMRMHEELLVAAFTAVKEKHGAEILELFGIELEVPTTPFPRIPLAEAKQIVADRGYVIPRDDADIDPEGERQISAYVKETYGHDFVFLTNWDISLRPFYHMRHPEDSALTNSYDLIYNGVEISTGAQREHRIDVLVEQAKEKGLDPEELEFYLDFFRYGVPPHGGFGMGLARVLMLMLEEHSIRETTYLFRGPTRLLP, encoded by the coding sequence GTGAACACCCGCACCCTCGTCAAGAACCTCGCCGCGCTCCCCGACGGCCCCGTCACCGTGTCCGGATGGGTCGAGACGGTGCGTGATCAGAAGAAGGTGCAGTTCGTCATCCTGCGCGACGAGTCCGGGGCGGTGCAGCTCGTGAACCCCGCGACCCGCGAACTCGAGGAGGGGGCGGATGCCGCGGCATCCGCTCGGCTCGCGACGACCGAGTCGATCTCGGCGCTTGCGCACGGCACCTTCCTCACCGTGTCGGGCGAGCTGAAGCACGACGAGCGCGTGAAGCTCGGCGGCCTCGAGGTGAAGATCGGCTCACTCGAGGTGGTCGCCGAGGCGAACCCCGAGACGCCGATCGCGGCCGACTCGAGCCTCGACAAGCGCATGGACTGGCGCTTCCTCGACCTGCGCCACCCGAAGCAGCACCTCATCTTCCGCATCCAGACGACGTTCGAGCACGCGCTGCGGCAGTACTGGATCGACAACGACTTCATCGAGATCCACACCCCGAAGCTCATGGCGAGCGCGAGCGAGTCGCGCGCCGAGCTCTTCGAGGTCGACTACTTCGAGGGCAAGGCCTACCTCGCCCAGAGCCCGCAGTTCTTCAAGCAGATGGCGCAGCCGGCCGGCTTCGGCAAGGTGTTCGAGATCGGCCCGGCATTCCGTGCCGACCCCTCGTTCACGTCTCGGCACGCGACCGAGTTCACCTCGATCGACGCCGAGATGAGCTGGGTCGACTCCCATGAAGACGTCATGCGAATGCACGAGGAGCTTCTCGTGGCCGCGTTCACGGCGGTGAAGGAGAAGCACGGCGCCGAGATCCTCGAGCTCTTCGGCATCGAGCTCGAGGTGCCCACGACGCCGTTCCCGCGCATCCCGCTCGCCGAGGCGAAGCAGATCGTCGCCGACCGCGGCTACGTCATCCCGCGCGACGACGCGGACATCGACCCCGAGGGCGAGCGCCAGATCTCCGCGTACGTCAAGGAGACGTACGGGCACGACTTCGTGTTCCTCACGAACTGGGACATCAGCCTGCGGCCGTTCTACCACATGCGTCACCCCGAAGACTCGGCGCTCACCAACTCGTACGACCTCATCTACAACGGCGTCGAGATCTCGACCGGAGCGCAGCGCGAGCACCGCATCGACGTGCTCGTCGAGCAGGCGAAGGAGAAGGGGCTCGACCCTGAAGAGCTCGAGTTCTACCTCGACTTCTTCCGCTACGGCGTGCCCCCGCACGGCGGGTTCGGCATGGGCCTCGCCCGCGTGCTGATGCTCATGCTCGAGGAGCACTCGATCCGCGAGACGACGTACCTGTTCCGCGGCCCGACGCGCCTGCTCCCCTAG
- a CDS encoding histidine phosphatase family protein, with translation MPAEQIHLVRHGEVFNPQGVLYGRLPGYGLSSLGHEMAQAAADDLAARSRPVRALISSPLQRTQQSAEPIGRVFSLEASLDDRVIEPENRFEGKRMSGRAGALRDVRNWGYLVNPLQPSWGEPFRSIATRMLHAMDDAWTSVDDGDVVIVSHQLPIWMVHRRVVGMSLSHDPRRRRCALSSITTFERRGAGFVEVGYRDPAAGIAAQATDVGAV, from the coding sequence GTGCCGGCCGAGCAGATCCATCTCGTGCGCCATGGCGAGGTATTCAACCCCCAGGGCGTGCTCTACGGTCGTCTCCCGGGCTACGGACTCTCCAGCCTCGGGCATGAGATGGCGCAAGCCGCCGCCGACGACCTCGCCGCCCGATCACGCCCGGTACGGGCCCTCATCTCCTCTCCGTTGCAGCGCACCCAGCAGTCGGCGGAGCCCATCGGCCGCGTGTTCTCGCTCGAGGCCTCGCTCGACGACCGCGTCATCGAGCCCGAGAACCGATTCGAGGGCAAGCGCATGAGCGGCCGTGCCGGCGCCCTCCGCGATGTGCGCAACTGGGGCTACCTCGTGAACCCGCTCCAGCCGAGCTGGGGCGAACCGTTCCGCTCGATCGCGACCCGCATGCTGCACGCGATGGACGACGCCTGGACCTCGGTCGACGACGGCGACGTCGTGATCGTGAGCCACCAGCTGCCGATCTGGATGGTGCATCGCCGTGTCGTGGGCATGTCGCTCTCGCACGACCCTCGCCGCCGTCGCTGCGCGCTCTCGAGCATCACGACGTTCGAGCGTCGCGGCGCCGGGTTCGTCGAGGTCGGCTACCGCGATCCGGCGGCGGGTATCGCCGCGCAGGCGACCGACGTGGGGGCGGTGTGA
- a CDS encoding TlpA family protein disulfide reductase, with the protein MHATRRVGVALAVASALLLTGCTSDPLAEQYREGSGKNYIAGDGTISEFDEPQRGERIEFSGETVEGERYDSADAEGEVQVVNFWYAGCAPCRAEAPILQEVAEAFADEGVNFVGVNVRDQAGTAASFEEKYGVTYPSILDVNSGEAQLAFSGPVPPAAVPTTIVLDQEGRVAARVLGQLDSASILESIIDQLLAEQA; encoded by the coding sequence ATGCACGCGACCCGCAGAGTCGGGGTTGCGCTCGCCGTGGCATCCGCTCTCCTGCTGACGGGCTGCACGAGCGACCCGCTCGCCGAGCAATACCGCGAGGGCAGTGGCAAGAACTACATCGCGGGCGACGGCACCATCTCGGAGTTCGACGAGCCGCAGCGCGGCGAGCGCATCGAGTTCTCGGGCGAGACGGTCGAGGGCGAACGCTACGATTCGGCCGACGCCGAGGGCGAGGTGCAGGTCGTGAACTTCTGGTACGCGGGCTGTGCGCCGTGCCGGGCGGAGGCGCCCATCCTCCAGGAGGTGGCGGAGGCGTTCGCCGATGAGGGCGTGAACTTCGTCGGCGTCAACGTGCGCGACCAGGCCGGCACCGCTGCCTCCTTCGAGGAGAAGTACGGCGTGACGTATCCGTCGATCCTCGACGTCAACTCGGGTGAGGCGCAGCTCGCGTTCTCGGGCCCCGTGCCGCCGGCCGCCGTGCCGACGACGATCGTGCTCGACCAGGAGGGCCGCGTGGCCGCGAGGGTGCTCGGGCAGCTCGACAGCGCGTCGATCCTCGAGTCGATCATCGACCAGCTGCTCGCCGAGCAGGCGTAG
- a CDS encoding cytochrome c biogenesis CcdA family protein — MGVGEIVLNGQLFAAMPIALAAGIVSFLSPCVLPLVPGYLGYVGGFTDASADAVEARRNRRRLLLGVLLFIAGFTLVFLIFTTAFGVIGAWLQVYADVLVRVLGIVLIVMGFVFIGQFTFLQRTIKPSWRPATGLAGAPLLGIVFGLGWTPCIGPTLAVVLALSADSASAGRGALLGLAYCIGLGIPFLLVALGFGWVTGSLAFLRRHIRVINIIGGSLLMLIGVLMVSGLWTVWIYELQAVITGFVPAI; from the coding sequence ATGGGCGTCGGTGAGATCGTGCTGAACGGGCAACTGTTCGCGGCGATGCCGATCGCGCTCGCCGCGGGCATCGTCTCGTTCCTCTCGCCGTGCGTGCTGCCGCTCGTGCCCGGCTACCTCGGGTACGTCGGCGGATTCACGGATGCCTCGGCCGACGCCGTCGAGGCACGCCGCAACCGTCGACGCCTCCTCCTCGGCGTGCTCCTCTTCATCGCGGGCTTCACGCTCGTGTTCCTCATCTTCACGACCGCGTTCGGCGTGATCGGCGCGTGGCTCCAGGTCTACGCCGACGTGCTCGTGCGGGTGCTCGGCATCGTGCTCATCGTCATGGGGTTCGTCTTCATCGGACAGTTCACGTTTCTGCAGCGCACGATCAAGCCCTCATGGCGGCCCGCCACGGGCCTCGCGGGCGCACCGCTGCTCGGCATCGTGTTCGGCCTCGGGTGGACCCCGTGCATCGGCCCGACCCTCGCCGTCGTGCTCGCCCTCAGCGCCGACTCGGCCTCGGCGGGCCGCGGGGCGCTCCTCGGCCTCGCCTATTGCATCGGCCTCGGCATCCCGTTCCTGCTCGTCGCCCTCGGCTTCGGCTGGGTCACGGGCTCGCTCGCGTTCCTCCGCCGGCACATCCGCGTCATCAACATCATCGGAGGCTCGCTCCTCATGCTCATCGGCGTGCTCATGGTCTCGGGCCTCTGGACGGTCTGGATCTACGAGCTGCAGGCGGTGATCACCGGTTTTGTCCCCGCAATCTGA